In Candidatus Moanabacter tarae, the genomic stretch AAAGGCCCCCAACTCTCGAACCACTCCAATGCAACTGAGACAATCAGGCCTATTGGGAGTTATTTCGACGTCAAAAATTACGTCCCCCTCAGGAAACACTTCGTTTATCGAAGTTCCAATTTCAGGACGACTCTCTAAGATCAAGATTCCCTCGTGATCGTTCCCGAGAGAAAGCTCGCGTGCGCTACACATCATTCCATCTGATACCACCCCTCTGATCTTTGACCGCTTAATTTTTACCCCTCCGGGCAAGACTGCACCATTTAGCGCTACCACAACTCGGTCTCCCACCTTGTAGTTGGATGCCCCACATATAATCTCATTTGCTTCGTCTTCCTCCCGAATTCTTACCTTGCATAGGGTAAGTCGGTCGGCATTTGGATGCCGGGTCATCGAGATTACCTCCCCCACGAGTACATTCTCCAACAAAGGAATACCGATCCGCTTAACGCCGTCGACTTCGAAGCCTATAAGCGTCAAAGCTTCCTCTACTTCTTCTGCGGCGCATTCCAGAGGAAGATACCGTCTTAACCATTCGAAACTTATTTTCACCGAAACTGCCTTAGGAATCTAACATCATTCTGGAAAAGGATACGCATGTCATCAACCCCGTGTAGGATCTGCGCCACACGATCAATCCCTATACCAAAAGCATATCCGGTCCACTCCTGGGGATTGTATCCCACGGCTTCAAAGACTGCTGGATCAACCATCCCACACCCCAAAATTTCCGTCCATTCAGTGCCTACTTTGGCCAGGTGAGAGGACTGGAAGTCAACTTCAAAACTAGGCTCAGTGTAGGGAAAAAAATGTGGGCGAAAGCGTGTTTTTGCTTCTGGCCCAAGAAGGGATCGGGAAAAGAAATCGAGAACTGCTTTTAAATCCTTAATAGACACATTCCGGTCCACGTACAGTCCTTCAACTTGATGGAAATTAGGGCTATGGGTTGCATCAGCAGTATCCCGACGAAAAACACGGCCCGGCGATAAAATCCGCAGGGGAGGGTTACGTTCCAACATAGTCCGAATCTGAACTGCGGAAGTATGGGTTCTCAAAAGATAGCGCTCATTTCCTCGTCTCGCAACATTTCCGAGAGAAACATTTTCTGGGAGATAAAAAGTATCCTGAAGGTCTCGAGCTGGGTGATCAGGTTGTGTATTGAGTGCGTCGAAGCAAAAAAACTCTGTCTCTACTTCACTACCTTCTGCCACCGCAAATCCAGCCTGCCGAAAAATTGAACAAATACTCTCTCGAACTTGGCTAAGAAGGTGCAGGGCACCAGACTTGGATTCAGGACTCGGGAGGGTGGGGTCAATACCCCGTCCTAG encodes the following:
- the pheS gene encoding Phenylalanine--tRNA ligase alpha subunit yields the protein MSGLNSLDSLLAEAEKGIREVGTRAEFEKLKASFLGPNGSLTQVLKGINRLPKEERPAFGKQVNKSKRHLEELFSRALETISEIELKSTLGRGIDPTLPSPESKSGALHLLSQVRESICSIFRQAGFAVAEGSEVETEFFCFDALNTQPDHPARDLQDTFYLPENVSLGNVARRGNERYLLRTHTSAVQIRTMLERNPPLRILSPGRVFRRDTADATHSPNFHQVEGLYVDRNVSIKDLKAVLDFFSRSLLGPEAKTRFRPHFFPYTEPSFEVDFQSSHLAKVGTEWTEILGCGMVDPAVFEAVGYNPQEWTGYAFGIGIDRVAQILHGVDDMRILFQNDVRFLRQFR